In Apium graveolens cultivar Ventura chromosome 10, ASM990537v1, whole genome shotgun sequence, the following are encoded in one genomic region:
- the LOC141693113 gene encoding cysteine and histidine-rich domain-containing protein RAR1 — translation MKEWSCCKKRSHDFSLFLEIPGCKTGKHTTEKPVLAKPSSTTKSTNAPATAVSASSNASSREGCSRCRQGFFCSDHGSAKDMKPKQSNGVEETVAKAESNSELQESLPAPVKKVVGINEPQTCKNKGCGQTFKEKDNHDAACSYHPGPAVFHDRMRGWKCCDIHVKEFDEFISIPPCTKGWHNADPA, via the exons ATGAAAGAGTGGAGTTGCTGCAAGAAAAGAAGCCATGATTTCAGCTTATTCTTGGAAATCCCAGG ATGTAAGACGGGAAAGCATACCACTGAAAAACCAGTGCTAGCAAAGCCTAGTTCTACTACAAAATCAACTAATGCACCAGCTACTGCAGTTAGTGCATCATCAAATGCATCATCAAGAGAAGGTTGCTCGAGGTGCCGCCAGGGGTTCTTTTGCTCAGACCATG GTTCAGCAAAGGATATGAAACCAAAACAATCAAATGGAGTAGAAGAAACAGTTGCAAAAGCTGAAAGCAATTCAGAATTACAGGAAAGTCTTCCTGCTCCAGTTAAGAAGGTGGTTGGTATAAATGAGCCTCAAACTTGCAAAAATAAGGGGTGTGGCCAAACTTTTAAAGAAAAGGATAATCATGATGCTGCTTGCAGTTATCACCCTGGACCTGCTGTTTTTCATGACCGGATGAGAGGG TGGAAATGCTGTGACATTCATGTGAAAGAATTTGATGAGTTCATAAGCATACCTCCATGCACCAAGGGGTGGCACAATGCAGATCCAGCTTGA